In one window of Rhodoglobus vestalii DNA:
- the ppgK gene encoding polyphosphate--glucose phosphotransferase — MTHALGIDIGGTGIKGAIVDTATGELVGDRKKIATPASGKPDEIVDVVVNLIGQLGGIPKDMPVGVCFPAVVRNGTTMSAANIADEWIGLEAEKLFEKALGCDIHFVNDADAAGVAEVRYGAAKGVRGLVLLTTLGTGIGSALIYNGVLVPNSELGHLLIGGREAEKGASFAAKERRRLSWSAWAKRLQRFYSHLERLFSPDLILVGGGVSKSHDKFLPLLNLNAPIIPAELRNNAGILGAAALAVKE; from the coding sequence ATGACCCACGCTTTAGGTATCGACATTGGCGGCACCGGAATCAAAGGTGCCATCGTTGACACTGCCACGGGCGAGCTGGTAGGCGATCGAAAAAAGATTGCTACCCCCGCATCTGGTAAGCCTGATGAAATCGTCGACGTTGTCGTCAACCTCATCGGGCAACTCGGCGGCATCCCGAAGGACATGCCCGTTGGGGTCTGCTTTCCGGCAGTTGTTCGCAACGGCACAACCATGTCGGCGGCAAACATTGCTGACGAGTGGATCGGGCTAGAGGCTGAGAAGCTCTTCGAGAAGGCGCTGGGCTGCGACATCCACTTTGTCAATGATGCGGATGCCGCTGGCGTAGCTGAAGTTCGCTATGGCGCAGCCAAGGGTGTTCGCGGTTTGGTGCTCCTCACCACCCTCGGCACCGGAATCGGAAGCGCCCTGATCTACAACGGAGTTCTCGTGCCCAACTCGGAGCTCGGGCACCTGCTTATCGGCGGTCGTGAAGCCGAGAAGGGTGCGTCGTTCGCGGCGAAAGAGCGCCGGAGATTGAGTTGGTCAGCGTGGGCTAAGCGGCTTCAGCGGTTTTATTCGCATCTGGAACGTCTGTTCTCCCCCGACTTGATCCTTGTGGGTGGCGGCGTTTCTAAAAGTCACGACAAGTTCTTGCCGCTGTTGAACCTCAATGCCCCCATCATTCCCGCGGAGCTCCGCAACAATGCGGGTATCCTTGGGGCTGCCGCTCTCGCCGTAAAGGAATAA
- a CDS encoding bifunctional [glutamine synthetase] adenylyltransferase/[glutamine synthetase]-adenylyl-L-tyrosine phosphorylase produces the protein MSRSPYTLTELAKLGFVELGEARERLVALDRPEVPKLFAQAADPDQALRLLLSLSETAGDQLEPLLESAEAAVRLVQVLGASAGLGDFFVRHPNQLEALLVAIPRPLTPQEYVAVLAAAVEGKNGEDAWVALRIRYRRELANLTGWDLAQDDPLGAVDRVTMALADLAGAALEASLSIARRTVKFPAADIAATRVAIIGMGKAGARELNYVSDVDVIFVTEPDGIGADRAVDIATSLAIHTMHGINDLTLEPGLWEVDANLRPEGKDGALVRTLESHIAYYERWADSWEFQALLKARPIAGDHDLGTRYVAAVAPMVWSSASRENFVASVQRMRERVTENIPPEERDVQLKLGPGGLRDIEFTVQLLQLVHGQSDDQVRQTSSLHALIALAEQGYIGRTEAREFARDYRFLRLLEHRIQLSRLRRTHLMPRDSDELRVLARATGVATSANDLTEQWQRTKIAVRRLHERLFYRPLLSAVAALPEEGLALSSEQASARLAAIGFLDPKGALSHIAALTGGVSRRATIQKTLLPVMLQWFADGADPDYGLLAFRRLSEALGESYWFLRMLRDSSGAAERLTHVLSASKYVGALFERIPDAAAWLESEKELRPRSADVLREEARAIVSRHRGDEDAAAVALRTARRREVLRLALGSILGVMSFQELGRGLSAVTTVMLEGALAVLRPEPDGIEFGVIAMGRYGGAESGFGSDTDVMYVYRAIDAESEDAAKRADAIAKGLKRVTEDVKLPLDLDLDLRPEGKNGAIVRSLDSYEAYYERWSLTWEAQALLRARGVAGDQALLSDFEALANRVRYPQEISPQDVREVKRIKARVESERLPQAADPSRHLKLGRGSLSDVEWFVQLLQLQHGARVPGLRTTSTLDALDAAVAEKLVTASEAARLREAWILASRARSAITLWTSKTSDVLPTDRLQLEGISRMLEYPPRSASKLEEDYLRATRRSRRVFERRFYGVVNPVRS, from the coding sequence ATGTCTAGGTCTCCATACACACTGACCGAACTTGCCAAACTGGGTTTCGTCGAACTCGGCGAAGCGCGCGAACGCCTCGTCGCTCTCGATCGCCCCGAAGTTCCGAAACTTTTTGCGCAGGCAGCAGACCCAGATCAAGCATTGCGGCTGCTCCTTTCGCTGTCGGAAACGGCGGGTGACCAGCTTGAGCCCCTTCTCGAAAGTGCTGAGGCGGCGGTCCGGCTGGTGCAGGTATTGGGGGCCTCAGCGGGGCTCGGAGATTTCTTTGTTCGACATCCAAATCAATTAGAAGCCCTGTTGGTGGCTATTCCTAGACCACTCACGCCGCAGGAGTACGTCGCGGTTCTCGCCGCAGCCGTTGAGGGAAAGAACGGTGAAGACGCGTGGGTGGCCCTCCGCATCCGTTACCGCCGAGAACTGGCCAACCTCACTGGCTGGGATCTCGCCCAAGACGATCCCCTCGGCGCAGTGGATCGCGTGACAATGGCACTGGCAGATCTTGCCGGCGCTGCGCTCGAAGCGTCTCTGAGTATCGCGCGACGCACAGTCAAGTTTCCGGCCGCTGACATTGCGGCAACCCGCGTGGCTATCATCGGAATGGGCAAGGCGGGTGCTCGCGAGCTCAACTATGTTTCTGACGTTGACGTCATCTTCGTGACCGAGCCCGATGGCATTGGTGCTGACCGTGCGGTCGATATCGCGACGAGTCTCGCTATTCACACCATGCACGGGATCAATGACCTCACGCTCGAACCGGGCCTGTGGGAGGTCGATGCCAACCTCCGCCCCGAGGGCAAAGATGGCGCTCTCGTGCGCACTCTTGAATCGCACATTGCCTATTACGAACGTTGGGCCGACAGCTGGGAGTTTCAGGCGCTGCTCAAGGCCCGGCCAATCGCGGGTGACCACGATTTGGGTACCCGATACGTTGCCGCGGTTGCGCCGATGGTGTGGTCGAGCGCTTCCCGCGAAAATTTTGTCGCGTCCGTTCAGCGGATGCGCGAGCGTGTCACCGAAAATATCCCGCCAGAAGAACGCGACGTGCAACTCAAGCTTGGCCCCGGCGGACTGCGAGACATCGAATTCACGGTGCAACTGCTGCAACTAGTGCACGGTCAGAGTGACGATCAAGTGCGGCAGACATCGAGCCTCCACGCACTCATTGCGTTGGCCGAGCAGGGATACATTGGCCGCACTGAGGCGCGAGAGTTTGCCCGCGATTACCGTTTCTTGCGTTTGTTGGAGCACCGCATCCAGCTGTCGCGACTAAGACGCACCCATCTGATGCCGCGCGATTCTGACGAACTGCGTGTGCTTGCTAGAGCCACCGGTGTCGCCACGAGCGCCAACGATCTCACCGAGCAGTGGCAGCGAACCAAAATTGCCGTTCGGCGCTTGCACGAGCGATTGTTCTATCGCCCACTGCTGTCGGCGGTTGCCGCGCTTCCCGAAGAGGGGCTCGCGCTATCGAGTGAGCAGGCATCGGCGCGACTTGCCGCCATCGGGTTTCTCGACCCGAAAGGCGCGCTGTCACACATTGCAGCGCTCACCGGCGGAGTCAGCCGCCGTGCAACGATCCAAAAGACGCTCCTGCCTGTCATGCTGCAGTGGTTTGCTGACGGAGCCGACCCCGACTATGGGCTGCTCGCGTTTCGACGCCTCAGCGAAGCGCTGGGTGAGTCGTACTGGTTCCTACGGATGCTGCGAGACTCCTCGGGTGCCGCCGAGCGACTCACCCATGTCTTGTCCGCGTCGAAATACGTTGGTGCGCTCTTTGAACGAATTCCGGACGCCGCAGCCTGGCTGGAATCAGAGAAGGAACTACGCCCACGGTCAGCAGACGTGCTCCGCGAGGAGGCACGCGCAATAGTTTCCCGTCACCGCGGAGATGAGGATGCCGCGGCTGTAGCGCTTCGCACGGCACGGCGCCGCGAAGTGTTGCGCTTGGCACTTGGTTCGATCCTCGGTGTCATGTCGTTTCAGGAATTGGGTCGCGGACTCAGCGCTGTGACGACAGTGATGCTAGAGGGCGCCCTGGCAGTGCTCCGCCCTGAACCGGATGGGATCGAGTTCGGTGTCATCGCTATGGGTCGTTACGGCGGCGCCGAGTCAGGTTTCGGATCCGATACCGACGTCATGTACGTTTACCGGGCTATCGACGCCGAAAGCGAAGATGCGGCCAAGCGTGCTGACGCCATCGCCAAGGGCCTGAAGCGCGTCACGGAAGATGTGAAGCTTCCGCTGGATCTCGATCTCGATCTGAGACCAGAGGGCAAGAATGGTGCAATCGTGCGTTCTTTGGACTCCTATGAGGCCTACTACGAACGTTGGTCGCTCACGTGGGAAGCTCAGGCGCTTTTGCGTGCCCGTGGTGTAGCAGGTGACCAGGCGCTGCTGAGTGACTTTGAAGCGTTGGCTAATCGGGTGAGGTACCCGCAAGAGATTTCGCCCCAGGATGTGCGCGAGGTAAAACGGATCAAAGCTCGGGTTGAGTCGGAGCGGCTTCCCCAGGCGGCTGACCCATCGCGACACCTCAAGCTCGGACGCGGGTCGCTCAGTGATGTCGAGTGGTTTGTTCAGCTGCTGCAACTTCAGCATGGTGCGCGGGTGCCCGGGTTGAGAACCACGTCGACGCTGGATGCTCTTGACGCTGCGGTCGCGGAGAAACTTGTGACCGCCTCCGAGGCCGCACGCTTGCGTGAGGCCTGGATTTTGGCTTCGCGTGCGCGCTCTGCGATTACGCTGTGGACCTCGAAAACATCTGACGTGCTGCCGACTGACCGACTACAGCTTGAAGGAATCTCGCGCATGTTGGAATACCCGCCACGATCTGCGAGCAAGCTTGAGGAAGATTACCTGCGTGCGACACGTCGGTCGCGACGGGTGTTCGAGCGCCGGTTCTACGGGGTTGTGAATCCGGTGCGCTCATAA
- a CDS encoding methionine aminopeptidase has translation MTQWWFNHKTGEVEEGPQSLGVDRDGPFDTREQAEHAPQIAAERARAWANDDASEADRG, from the coding sequence ATGACGCAATGGTGGTTTAATCACAAGACCGGTGAAGTCGAAGAAGGTCCTCAATCTCTCGGGGTCGACCGCGACGGCCCATTCGACACGCGGGAGCAGGCTGAGCACGCACCACAAATTGCGGCCGAGCGGGCCCGCGCCTGGGCGAACGACGACGCGAGCGAAGCAGATCGCGGCTAG
- a CDS encoding glutamine synthetase family protein, protein MDKQRDFVLRTIEERGIKFVRLWFTDVVGTLKSVAVAPAEIEGAFAEGLGFDGSAIEGFTRAYEADMLAHPDPTTFQILPWRGEIDPTARMFCDITTPDGQPAASDPRNVLKRALAKAADRGFTFYTHPEIEFYLLKSSKLKNGSPQPVDSAGFFDNVPGGTAHDFRRRSVRMLEDLGISVEFSHHESGPGQNEIDLRYADALTTADNIMTFRTVIKEVAIEQGVYATFMPKPMSGQPGSGMHTHMSLFEGDSNAFYDASGHYQLSKIGRQFMAGILKHAPEITAVTNQFVNSYKRLWGGDEAPSFVTWGHNNRSALIRVPLYKPGKGQSARIEYRALDSAANPYLAYSLLLSAGLKGIEEGYELPLEAEDAVGDLSEHERRALGYEQLPSNLNHALSIMESSELVAETLGEQVFNYVLLNKRREWKAYRAQVTPYELESSLEIL, encoded by the coding sequence ATGGACAAGCAGCGCGACTTTGTTCTCCGCACGATCGAAGAACGTGGAATTAAGTTCGTGCGATTGTGGTTTACCGACGTCGTCGGCACGCTGAAGAGTGTTGCTGTGGCTCCTGCAGAAATTGAGGGTGCTTTCGCTGAAGGGCTCGGGTTCGACGGCTCAGCTATTGAAGGCTTTACCCGCGCCTACGAAGCGGACATGCTCGCGCATCCAGACCCCACAACTTTTCAGATTTTGCCGTGGCGCGGAGAAATCGACCCCACTGCGCGCATGTTCTGCGACATCACGACCCCGGATGGACAACCAGCAGCGTCTGACCCTCGGAACGTGCTCAAGCGCGCGCTGGCAAAGGCAGCCGACCGCGGATTTACCTTCTATACCCACCCCGAAATTGAGTTTTACCTGCTCAAGTCCAGCAAGCTCAAGAATGGTAGCCCCCAGCCGGTGGACTCTGCGGGTTTTTTTGACAACGTTCCCGGCGGCACTGCACACGATTTTCGCCGCCGTTCGGTTCGGATGCTCGAAGACCTCGGCATCTCGGTAGAATTCAGCCATCACGAATCCGGGCCTGGTCAGAACGAGATCGATCTGCGCTACGCCGATGCACTCACTACCGCGGACAACATCATGACGTTCCGCACCGTGATCAAAGAGGTTGCTATCGAGCAGGGCGTGTACGCCACATTTATGCCGAAGCCAATGTCGGGCCAGCCGGGATCAGGAATGCACACCCATATGTCACTCTTCGAGGGCGACTCCAACGCGTTCTACGATGCCAGCGGTCACTACCAGCTCTCGAAGATTGGCCGCCAGTTCATGGCAGGCATCCTCAAGCATGCCCCCGAAATTACCGCCGTCACCAACCAATTCGTGAACTCCTACAAGCGCCTCTGGGGTGGAGACGAAGCCCCCAGCTTTGTCACGTGGGGCCACAATAACCGTTCGGCGCTCATCCGCGTTCCTCTCTATAAGCCGGGCAAAGGCCAGAGCGCGCGCATTGAGTATCGTGCACTCGACTCGGCTGCGAACCCCTACCTCGCGTACTCCCTGCTCCTCTCTGCAGGCCTCAAGGGCATCGAAGAGGGTTATGAGCTTCCTCTCGAAGCAGAAGACGCCGTTGGCGATCTCTCAGAGCACGAACGTCGCGCGCTCGGCTATGAACAGTTGCCCTCTAACCTCAACCACGCGCTGAGCATCATGGAGAGTTCAGAACTGGTGGCGGAAACGCTCGGCGAACAGGTTTTCAACTATGTACTGCTCAATAAGCGTCGCGAGTGGAAGGCGTACCGCGCCCAGGTCACCCCCTACGAGCTGGAGAGCAGTCTAGAGATCCTTTAG
- a CDS encoding zinc ribbon domain-containing protein, producing the protein MALTATPADQASLLDLQAFDTKISQLEHRAKKLPQHGALTELQQHREKLQLTVLEERGIKEDIELELSRVDSDVKVVDARIARDTARLDSTSSAKEAAAFEHELAALRTRLSNLEDIELAVMERLETQQKVVDNLIEQSGNLSTQASEVEASRDEALREIEAELGTVRTGRTALQATLPEDLLALYERQRARYGTGASLLRGGVSLSSGVKLLENEMQEIRAAAPDTVIMCASSEAILVRTDESGL; encoded by the coding sequence ATGGCTTTGACCGCCACCCCCGCCGATCAGGCTTCACTACTAGACCTGCAAGCGTTTGACACGAAGATTTCGCAGCTTGAGCATCGCGCTAAGAAGCTCCCTCAGCATGGGGCCCTTACAGAACTGCAACAGCACCGCGAAAAACTTCAGCTGACAGTGCTGGAAGAGCGCGGAATCAAGGAAGATATCGAGCTTGAACTCAGTCGTGTCGATTCTGACGTGAAGGTTGTCGATGCGCGCATCGCTCGCGACACCGCGCGATTAGATTCAACATCGTCAGCCAAGGAAGCTGCAGCTTTTGAGCACGAGCTGGCCGCTCTCCGCACGCGCTTGAGCAATCTCGAAGACATTGAATTAGCGGTGATGGAGCGGCTAGAGACCCAGCAAAAGGTTGTAGACAACCTCATCGAGCAGAGCGGGAACCTGAGCACTCAAGCCTCAGAAGTTGAGGCGAGTCGCGATGAGGCCCTCCGCGAGATCGAAGCAGAACTTGGCACGGTGCGAACCGGACGCACGGCGCTTCAGGCCACTCTTCCTGAAGACCTTCTTGCCCTCTATGAGCGCCAGCGTGCGCGGTATGGCACGGGCGCGTCGCTGCTGCGCGGTGGCGTGTCGTTGTCATCCGGAGTCAAGTTGCTCGAAAATGAAATGCAAGAGATTCGAGCCGCCGCACCGGATACCGTGATCATGTGCGCCAGCAGTGAAGCAATTCTGGTGCGCACGGATGAGTCCGGTCTCTAG
- the gdhA gene encoding NADP-specific glutamate dehydrogenase, translating into MSAPLSPAIRRVHEEALARNAGEPEFHQALSEVLESIVPVLERHPEFVEAGILDRLVEPERQIMFRVPWHDDEGAVRVNRGFRVQFNSALGPYKGGLRFHPSVNLGIVKFLGFEQIFKNALTGQGIGGAKGGSDFDPHGKSDTEVMRFAQSFMSELYRHLGEHTDVPAGDIGVGAREIGFLFGQYRRLTNRHESGMFTGKGIQWGGAEVRTEATGYGTVFFAEEMLAVRGDSVDGKRAVVSGSGNVAIYAIEKLQQLGATPVTASDSGGYVVDEAGIDLELLKQLKEVDRARISSYAERRSSARYVTGGSVWDVAAELALPCATQNELNADDARTLLKNGLQLVAEGANMPCTPEAVEMFQAADVLFAPGKAANAGGVATSALEMSQNASRQRWDFDSSEDKLREIMRGVHTSAFDAAELYGHPGDYVVGANAAGFKRVADAMLAQGVI; encoded by the coding sequence ATGTCTGCACCTCTCTCCCCTGCAATCCGCCGCGTCCACGAAGAAGCACTTGCCCGCAACGCTGGTGAACCCGAATTTCACCAAGCACTCTCCGAGGTGCTGGAATCGATAGTGCCCGTTCTCGAGCGGCATCCGGAGTTCGTGGAGGCTGGCATCCTCGATCGGTTGGTGGAACCGGAACGCCAAATCATGTTTCGCGTTCCTTGGCACGATGACGAAGGAGCCGTGCGAGTGAACCGCGGTTTTCGCGTTCAGTTCAATTCGGCGCTAGGCCCGTACAAGGGTGGGCTCCGCTTTCACCCCAGCGTCAATCTCGGCATCGTAAAGTTCCTTGGATTTGAGCAGATCTTCAAGAATGCGCTCACCGGCCAGGGCATCGGGGGCGCAAAGGGTGGGTCAGATTTCGACCCGCACGGCAAGTCCGATACTGAGGTGATGCGTTTCGCGCAGAGCTTCATGAGTGAGCTTTATCGACATTTGGGTGAACACACCGACGTTCCGGCGGGCGACATTGGCGTCGGAGCTCGGGAGATCGGATTTCTTTTCGGACAGTACCGCCGTCTCACCAACCGACACGAGTCGGGGATGTTCACCGGCAAAGGGATCCAGTGGGGTGGGGCAGAAGTGCGCACGGAAGCCACAGGCTATGGCACCGTGTTCTTTGCCGAGGAGATGCTGGCTGTTCGCGGCGATAGCGTAGACGGAAAGCGGGCTGTTGTTTCCGGTTCCGGAAATGTCGCGATTTATGCTATCGAGAAACTTCAACAACTGGGAGCCACCCCCGTTACCGCATCCGACTCAGGCGGCTATGTCGTCGATGAAGCGGGGATCGACCTCGAGCTGCTCAAACAGCTCAAAGAAGTTGACCGTGCCCGCATCTCGAGCTATGCCGAGCGACGCAGCAGCGCCCGCTATGTGACGGGTGGTTCCGTGTGGGATGTCGCAGCAGAGTTGGCGCTGCCCTGTGCAACGCAGAATGAACTCAATGCTGACGACGCGCGCACCCTATTGAAGAACGGTCTTCAATTGGTCGCAGAGGGTGCAAACATGCCCTGCACCCCAGAAGCCGTGGAGATGTTTCAAGCCGCCGACGTGCTGTTTGCTCCGGGCAAAGCCGCCAACGCTGGCGGAGTGGCAACGTCGGCGCTCGAGATGAGCCAAAATGCCTCCCGCCAGCGCTGGGACTTCGACTCAAGCGAAGACAAACTTCGCGAAATCATGCGCGGAGTGCACACGTCGGCGTTTGACGCCGCAGAGCTGTATGGGCATCCGGGTGACTACGTCGTTGGCGCAAATGCGGCTGGTTTCAAACGCGTTGCCGATGCAATGCTCGCGCAGGGTGTTATCTAG
- the map gene encoding type I methionyl aminopeptidase has product MPRNTSGHLVPGVIPPALAVPPSITRPEYVGKAAPRPFTGSDVYDDEAVGRIRESGTIAAGAIEAVGAAIEPGVTTAQLDQIAHEYMVARGAYPSTLGYRGFPKSCCTSINEVICHGIPDNTVLEDGDIINIDITAYKNGMHGDLNKTFLVGTVSEDARLLVERTQEALNRGIKAVAPGRQVNVIGRAIESYAKRFGYGVVRDFTGHGVGSAFHSGLIIPHYDAAPQFDDVIEVGMVFTIEPMLTLGTYEWDLWADDWTVTTRDRSLTAQFEHTMVVTERGTEILTLP; this is encoded by the coding sequence ATGCCTCGGAATACTTCTGGTCACCTCGTTCCTGGAGTGATCCCCCCAGCGTTAGCAGTTCCCCCGTCGATCACCCGGCCGGAGTATGTGGGAAAGGCTGCCCCACGCCCGTTCACCGGGTCTGACGTCTATGACGACGAGGCAGTGGGCCGCATCCGCGAGTCCGGCACGATTGCTGCCGGGGCGATCGAGGCGGTCGGGGCCGCTATCGAACCGGGTGTCACAACAGCGCAGCTCGATCAGATTGCCCATGAGTACATGGTGGCGCGCGGCGCCTACCCGTCAACACTTGGCTATCGAGGGTTTCCCAAGTCATGCTGCACAAGCATCAATGAGGTGATCTGTCACGGGATTCCCGACAACACTGTGCTCGAAGACGGCGACATTATCAATATCGACATCACGGCATACAAAAACGGTATGCATGGCGATCTCAACAAGACGTTCCTTGTGGGGACAGTCTCGGAGGATGCTCGGCTTCTCGTTGAACGCACACAAGAAGCCCTCAACCGCGGTATCAAGGCCGTTGCGCCGGGCCGCCAAGTCAATGTGATTGGCCGCGCTATCGAGTCCTACGCAAAACGTTTTGGGTACGGCGTTGTCAGGGACTTCACGGGGCATGGCGTTGGTTCAGCTTTCCACTCCGGTCTCATCATTCCCCACTACGACGCTGCACCGCAGTTCGATGATGTGATTGAGGTTGGCATGGTTTTCACCATCGAGCCGATGCTCACTCTGGGCACCTACGAATGGGATCTGTGGGCCGATGACTGGACAGTCACCACCCGCGATAGAAGTCTGACAGCGCAATTCGAGCACACGATGGTTGTCACCGAGCGTGGCACAGAGATTCTGACGCTTCCCTAA
- a CDS encoding VIT1/CCC1 transporter family protein, which translates to MSFHSNEPHTGDLAGRLNWLRAGVLGANDGIVSVAAIVVGVAGATTAIAPILTAGVAGLVGGAISMALGEYVSVSSQSDSQRALIEKERRELAEMPDEELAELTAIYESKGITEATARQVAEELSKHDALAAHLEAELGITEHDVVSPWQAAGASALAFTIGGVLPLAAILLAPEPVRVLATFVAVLTALIITGTLSARVGGNSWVRPTLRIVVGGAIALATTFLIGTLLGTSGIV; encoded by the coding sequence ATGAGCTTCCATTCCAATGAACCGCACACTGGAGACCTAGCGGGGCGTCTCAATTGGTTGCGTGCGGGGGTATTGGGCGCCAATGACGGCATTGTTTCTGTTGCGGCGATCGTCGTTGGAGTTGCGGGCGCAACGACCGCTATCGCACCTATTCTCACCGCCGGTGTTGCCGGGCTTGTCGGCGGGGCAATCTCGATGGCACTGGGGGAGTATGTTTCCGTTAGTAGCCAGAGTGATAGCCAGCGAGCTCTCATTGAGAAGGAACGTCGCGAACTGGCCGAGATGCCGGACGAGGAACTGGCCGAGCTAACCGCAATCTACGAGTCAAAGGGCATCACTGAAGCCACCGCCCGGCAGGTTGCTGAAGAACTCAGCAAACATGACGCACTTGCCGCTCACCTCGAGGCGGAACTCGGCATTACCGAACACGATGTGGTGAGCCCCTGGCAGGCCGCCGGAGCGTCGGCTCTCGCTTTCACCATTGGTGGGGTGCTGCCCCTGGCCGCGATCCTCCTTGCCCCAGAACCCGTGCGCGTTCTCGCAACATTTGTTGCCGTACTTACTGCACTGATCATCACAGGAACGCTCTCCGCGCGGGTTGGCGGTAACAGCTGGGTTCGCCCAACTCTGCGCATCGTCGTAGGCGGGGCGATCGCCTTAGCCACAACTTTTCTCATCGGAACGCTGCTCGGCACCAGCGGCATCGTATAA
- the panB gene encoding 3-methyl-2-oxobutanoate hydroxymethyltransferase codes for MTDPAAAATQANPKRVRTRHFQTAKETGIKIVGLTSYDQLTAGIFDESGIDFLLVGDSAGNNVYGYDTTLPVTIDDLIPLTRAVAGAVTRAFVVADLPFGSYETGPDEALHTAFRFMKETGAHAVKLEGGVRSAEQIRRIVDAGIPLMAHIGYTPQSEHGLGGHVIQGRGEQLEQLLADAHAVEEAGAFAVVLEMVPADAAAKVTEALRIPTIGVGAGPHVDGQLLVWTDWAGFTKGRIPKFVKQYADLRSTLAGAVKAYRADVEDGSYPTEAHSYHE; via the coding sequence ATGACTGACCCTGCCGCCGCTGCCACGCAAGCAAACCCCAAACGCGTCCGCACCCGCCATTTTCAGACTGCGAAAGAGACCGGAATCAAGATCGTTGGCCTCACCAGTTATGACCAGTTGACTGCCGGTATTTTTGACGAATCGGGGATCGATTTTCTGCTCGTCGGAGATTCCGCAGGCAACAACGTGTACGGCTACGACACCACATTGCCCGTCACGATCGACGACCTCATTCCCCTTACCCGCGCGGTTGCCGGTGCTGTGACCCGTGCATTCGTCGTAGCCGATCTGCCGTTCGGCTCCTATGAGACCGGCCCCGATGAGGCGCTCCACACCGCTTTTCGCTTCATGAAGGAGACCGGTGCCCACGCGGTGAAATTAGAGGGAGGGGTTCGCAGTGCCGAGCAAATCCGTCGAATCGTGGATGCCGGAATTCCGCTCATGGCACACATTGGTTACACCCCTCAAAGTGAGCACGGTTTGGGCGGCCACGTAATCCAGGGCCGCGGTGAACAACTCGAACAGTTGCTTGCCGATGCTCATGCTGTCGAGGAGGCCGGTGCTTTCGCTGTTGTTCTCGAGATGGTTCCGGCGGATGCCGCAGCCAAGGTCACTGAGGCGCTGCGCATCCCGACCATTGGTGTTGGCGCTGGCCCCCATGTTGACGGCCAACTGCTGGTGTGGACCGATTGGGCCGGATTCACCAAAGGTCGGATTCCCAAATTCGTCAAACAGTATGCCGATCTTCGATCTACCCTCGCTGGTGCCGTGAAAGCGTACCGGGCTGATGTCGAAGACGGTTCCTACCCCACCGAAGCGCACTCTTATCACGAGTAG